The nucleotide window AATTTATGTTTCGGGTTGAAGGTATTGGGTTCCAATGAACTGATGTTGTAACTTGCAAAGCTACAACTGCCTTTGGTTTTAAGGTGCTTTTGTTACAAGTGTCTAAGACTTCGTGGACTTTGTCTGATGAAATATAAGAGTATTCTcgaatcatattcatatttatgtGACATATAAACCACTTTAACATTtttgcttttatttatttttttgctaaatAATTATATGTTGATATAATTCAAACAATCAAACCATGAAATATGCAAgaatatcatgaaaatataacaaaagttaataaaattaattaggCAAACTAAAATATCAATACCAGCATCATACTTCTTTTGCTTTAAAACACATTATTGTGATGTTGTTCATATaatccaaaactaaaaaaattaacaatcaAAGGAATGGGGCGTAAAGATAGAAGCAGAATCACGATTTTCATTAAAtgggttcaaaatatgaaaaatatacccACTAAAATGTCGAAGGGAGTCAATATttattacatatacataaaatataattttaaccatgtataagcAATATAATTTCCATCGAAGGAGGAATCCATGAGCCCTTATTAATAGCTCCGCCCTTGGTCAGAGGCATGTGcatgatttgaaaattttggatgTCACATTACTACGAATCCAAATAGAGTAAAATAGTGAGTCGATTTGATCGATTTTGAACTTCAGATcaaataattattctttttgaattatattagtcataaaattgaatgaaaataattatgataACCTAACGTAACAAAGTTTTTTGTTCCAAGAACTCATATTccctaaaaaaaaatgaataaattttaggtttagcaacacaaaaattatatttttatgttatagttacagtttgtataattgcacctcataacaaattttatgtttgttatggagcatcagatttgtataaatcgcagGTAGGCATTCGTTTGTATAAAAGTGCATCGATTGTATGTgtatatcagttagataattgtatatatataactactatgtatatgtatcaatgattgtgtttgtatatctgcataaaatttgaatatttgtatacaattgaatcgaaataaaacatttgtatatcaaatctctctcttgctttatacaacacaaattatacattataatctgaataatttgtgtttgtataaagtgagaaagagagaatggcaaaagagaacttataggggaagatctgtattcgtataattataagtgtatatgacgaaaatatatgtatttgtatttgtatatacaacacaatttatacatttgtgtttgtataaaacgagcaATATCAGGGAGAGTGGCGATCGAGGTTCTCTGGGAAGAGAGGTGAATGACAAGTGTTTGCTACGTATTACAATTAAAtgaaactatagttataacatttaatttgaattaataatttgttattttatacaatttaaaaaaaaaaaaattgtaaaaactTTATCAATCAAAAAATTGATAACATACCAAACTCCTAAAAAACGTACTCCtaaataaaggaaaatattatacaaacaacagcaacaataacaacatacccaatgaaatTCACTAAATGTAGTATGAGGAGAATAgagtgtacgtagaccttaTCACTACTATTTCTGAAAGACCTTCGGAAAAATAcgatatataaaaaagaaaatgaaaaaaatgagaagacAATAAATAGGAGTATAAAAGAAAGGTTAAAGGAGACAAATAGGGGAATTTAGAAGAGTTTTCCCGCCCAAAAAAGCAAAAGGCAAAATCTCCCAAAATCTCAATCCATTTATAACGCCAAAATCTTTGCTgccaaatttaaatttaaaagatacATCGCCATATTCTCCTCTCTGATTTCTAGGGTTTCGTTTGAAAAATCGACAATGTCGATTACTGTTAGTGTTTCCTCTCCGCTCTCTCTTTCTAAGTCGGCCACTACTACTTGTAGCTCTCTGCTTCAAGAATTGCAGGTATTCTTCTGTttcatgtttttgtttgttCGAATGCGTCTTTGAAAATGATTCTTGGTCTTTCTTTTTGTGTACCCAGTGGTTTTTGGGAATCAAGATTGTGTTTTAAGGAGATACAATAGAAATACATTCAATTGGATTAGTTTCTTGAGTTTGTTTATTCAATCaagattttggggttttgtgcttttcctttttttaaccGTGTGTTTATAGTAAGAGTATGAATTAAATGTCAAATTGGgttgttattttgttttctgGTACACACGTACATCACACACACATAGAAACACCTGCATTAGACCCAAGATTTGTGGTAAATAAGAGTTGTATACGATAAGCTTGAACTTTGTGTGTTCAGATTCTTGTTTTTAATTGCTGTGGAGGTGGTTACTGGGAAACATGATAGAAAATTTTGGAATTGATCATTAGTGGGTGTGAGTTTAGTGGTATATGATTGAATATGCCAATAATCAGTCTCTTATTTCTAAGTCGGCCACTACTACTTGTGGCTCTCTACTTCAAGAATTGCAGTTATTCTtatgtttcatcttttttttttgttcgaATGCATCTTTGAAAACGATTCTTGGTTTTTCTTTTTGGGTACCCAGTGGTTTTTGGGAATCAAGATTGTGTTTTAAGGAGagatataatagaaatatattaAGTTGGATTAGTTTCTTAAGTTTGTTTATTCAATAAAGATTTTGGggttttccttctttctttcccCTTTTAACTGCGTCTTTATAGTAAGAGTATGAATTAAATGTCAAATTgggttgttgatgttgttgttctgtcctttttttcttttctctttctggTACTCATGTACatcacacatacatacatacaagTACGTACATAAGACCCAAGATTTGTGGTAGATAAGGGTTGCATACTATAATCTTGAACTTTGGGTGTTCAGATTCttgtttttaattgttgtggAGGTGGTTACAGGGAAACATGATAGAATTTTTTGGAATTGATCATAAGGGGGTGTGACTTTAGTGGCATATGATTGAATATGACAGTAATCAgtatcttctttttttacttgaatGGAATTGAGAAGAATTGATTATGAATGAGAGTTCTGAAAGTAGGATTCTCTTGGTTGTTGGTGGAACGAATTGGTTGTTTCAACAGTTTGCTTAATGTCTTTGACATATTTAGGTTGAATTGTTATATTCTTTATGGGTGGCTCCAGTTTGGCATATCAAGTATTTCATGTCAGTAGCTTTGTTTTTCATGTATCTCTGTATTCTTGTTTCTGTATGATTCATTAGTGTATCTGAGTATGTCTGAATTTTTTTATAGCTACTAACATTTGACGAAGTCAAAGTACATCATCTGAACTGGGGATGTCTTGCAAACTGTTTTCATTCATCAGGGCACAAATGAACTTGAACTTCTGGAAATGAGAAATTTGAGATATGATAGCTTTTAGCTTCAAAACTTAGTAGAGATTGCAAATGCTATTGATGGGCCCAAGGATGTGGCTTAAATTGCttaaagttattttaattatgCTTTGGTATTAGACATGCCTCTATAGCATGAGCACTTCCATGCATAATCTGGCGTTACTATTTGTATTACTATTGTACTTGTTTTCTTTCAGCATTTCTGTTGATTTTTGACATGAATGTTAAGTTGGTTCAATGTTTGTATAGCTGCTTCTTATCTTGTCTTGTTTTCACTTTGGAAAGTTATGGTTGAACTCCTCTGTATGTGTTTTCCAAAGGTAGTTCAGCTGCATGATAAGTTTCCTGCTTGATTGTTGCCAGAATATTCATATATAGTTTCGCCTGACACTGTTAGCAAAAATGATTTGCTGCTTGtaaaatttcctttttcatttaaatttagTTATTAGCTTCTTTCTTGACCATTACCGGAATAGACTTATTTTGCTTTTCTGGCTTACACATTTGATAGATAATTGCAAAGTGCAAATGATGTAGTTTAAACACTTCCCTTGAGGTTTTTTAGTTGTAAAAGATTAGAAAGTTTCTGTCTGAATAAAAGAAGGTGAAGAggtgttttcctttttcttaaaCTGAGTTTGTTGCAATGGACtcattaatatttgtattgtggTGCCATGACCTTACTCACTGATCTACCCAAATACTAATGGTTCAATGGATTCCTGAAAGTAGTTTAGCATTTATTCAAGAATTTTTCTTGGTCTGCTAAGGGAACTATCTTTTGAAGTCTAATGTTTCCTTAATTTGGAGACTGATGCATTTTTCTCCTACTTTCCCTCTTGTGTTGGTATGATCTGCTGCATTTTCACTTGGACTTTGGAGTTTGGAGGTAGAATCTATTCAAATAACCTGTCATTTTTTGTCTGAAGGAAATATGGGATGAGATTGGGGAGAGTGACAGTGAGAGGGACAAAAAGCTTCTTCAAGTTGAGCAGGAATGCCTCGACATTTACCGTAGAAATGTAGATAAAGAGAGAAAATACAAAGCTGAGCTGCATCTGTCATTAGCTGAGGCTGATGCAGAAATTTCCAAACTTGTATCTTCCCTTGGAGAACAAGTTTCTTTGCCATTGGTTTGTCCTAGTTTCTTTGGAATCCTTAAACTTCTCCATCATTcagtattttctttttaataattaactcttttcttattttcaatCTGGAAAGATGAAAGGTACCTTGAAGCAGAAATTGGCTGTTATTGATCCTGTGTTAAAAGACATAAGGACAAAGAAACATGAAAGGATTAAAGAGTTCTTGAATATAGAAACACAGATAGCAGCGATTTGTGCAGAAATAGCAGGAAATGACACAGTAATTAGTCCCACAGATATTCAAGTAAGTGAACAAGACTTGACCGCTAAGAGATTGGGAGAACTGAAGTCACATCTTCAGGAACTTCAGTCTGAAAAGGTTAGTTAGCTGATTTTTCTGCCTCTAATTTTTGCTGGAATAAAACAAATTACATATCATTTCAATTCAATCTGTTAACTTTTGTCCTTTTCTGCAGAACCTGCGTTTGCAACGAGTCAATAGCTATATGAGCGCAATTCATGACCTTACAGTAGTTATGTCACTTGATTTCAAGAATATAATAGCTAATATCAATCCAAGCTTGGCGAATCATTTGAATGTACAATCAAAGAGCATAAGCAATGAAACACTTGCTAGCTTGACAAGTGAAGTCAATTCACTGAAGCAATTGAAACAGCAGCGGCTAGAAAGGGTGAGCGAATCATCAACCAATCTCTCCATGTTTTGCATTTTACTTTTAGTGGAATAGTCTCTCTAAAATATATAGGGACCAAAGTGCTCAcaagttttttatttgttttgagtAGACTTGCATGGATGCATATCATATTAGTGCGCCTAGTGGGGCAATCTTCTTGTTTTTACCACCTATGTATGATAGCTTACAAGTACCGTTTTGTATCAGTCTATGGCCACATAACATTTTGAAACTCGTATTGCTGCAAGTCATTTTTCGCTTTAACTGAatgaaatgatcaagaaattgttacttctttcaaaattttaacaactaaaaatttagGTGGGTAACATGATTGAGAGTCGTTTGGAATGTTATCTGCTTTTGTGGTTAATTTCTGCTTTAGACTTACCCTATCAGAAAACACTCGCTACATATGATTcgtatattattatttattgcattataaccaatatatttaatattataagcCCTTggtaattatttaaatattaccttataaaaaataatgttgattctttttacattttattttattttattggtgCAGCTTCAAGATCTTGGCAGCTCTCTAATAGAACTTTGGAACCTCATGGACATGCCAATGGAGGAACAACTGAGGTTTAACCATGTTACTTCCTTAGTTTCTTCCTCTATTGATGAGATAATTAGACAAGGATCCCTTGCCATTCACATTGTTGAGCAGGTACATTGAGTAATTATTCCTTTATCTTTATCCATTTGAGTCTTTGGGGGGATGCGAGAAAAAATCTGCAAAGATATTCTACTTGGTTTCATCTAAACCAAACTACTTCCTCTACTACCATCTCTTACCGCTTCTCATTTCTATGTTGGTAGGCTGAAGTGGAAGTTGAGCATTTAAATGCTCTAAAGACCAGTAAGCTGAGAGAATTGATATTTAAGAGACAAAATGAGCTCGAGGAAATCTATAGGAATGTTCATATGGATGTAGATAGTGAGACTGCACGCCAGATTTTAATCCAGCTTATGGAGTCTGGTACATTTAGTTTACTTTATCTCATTTCTTTTCTGTGACTTTGATGTGATTTAACTTTTTGTTCTTAAAACAAAAGTTAATTCtgttgaaaaacattttttcttgaATGATTCCTATTTCTAATTTCATTGTTTTGTTTCCAACTTATGGTCTGTTCCATTGTTGTGTGCTGGGTTTTAAGTGAAAAAACACTTAAATCCATTTCTGATGTTTTAGCTGCACTGCACATGCTTTTTTGGTAGAGGCAAGTGTATGGTGTTGATTCTTAAAAGCAATGGTTGGTTTGGATTTACTTTCATATGCTAAGGGAAAGAAGCTACCCTATCTCGGTCTCATCATCTTTAGATTGCATTTGACTGGGTATTAGCTCTTGACTTCTGACTTGGAAAAGAACAGTGTGTAGAAACTGTTTGAACAACCTATAATGAATATAACCTTGTAAGTTTTCTTTCATTGTTTAGCCATT belongs to Solanum stenotomum isolate F172 chromosome 1, ASM1918654v1, whole genome shotgun sequence and includes:
- the LOC125853711 gene encoding 65-kDa microtubule-associated protein 5 gives rise to the protein MSITVSVSSPLSLSKSATTTCSSLLQELQEIWDEIGESDSERDKKLLQVEQECLDIYRRNVDKERKYKAELHLSLAEADAEISKLVSSLGEQVSLPLSGKMKGTLKQKLAVIDPVLKDIRTKKHERIKEFLNIETQIAAICAEIAGNDTVISPTDIQVSEQDLTAKRLGELKSHLQELQSEKNLRLQRVNSYMSAIHDLTVVMSLDFKNIIANINPSLANHLNVQSKSISNETLASLTSEVNSLKQLKQQRLERLQDLGSSLIELWNLMDMPMEEQLRFNHVTSLVSSSIDEIIRQGSLAIHIVEQAEVEVEHLNALKTSKLRELIFKRQNELEEIYRNVHMDVDSETARQILIQLMESGSDLSNLLSSMDDQVVKAKEQASSRKEVLDKVEKWKHASQEESWLDEYEKDDNRYSAGKGVHINLKRAEKARILVSKIPSLVENLTAKIKAWEKERGMPFLYHKAPLLHTLEEYIISRQEKQEEKRRSREQKRLQDQFAVEQETIYGSKSAKKPLGNANTVPGTPNSRRMSTPSGRYGASIGKEKRGSGHVGAAIPVNYVSLAKDDQKCG